In Nocardioides cavernae, a single genomic region encodes these proteins:
- a CDS encoding hydantoinase/oxoprolinase family protein, whose amino-acid sequence MKRIGIDVGGTFTDVVVLDEETGLTRAFKAPTNYDQPADGIMEAFDAAGVSGVDVSHVKLGTTLTLNAILTRRGAPTGLLTTAGFRDVLEIRRTHRDRLFDLNETVPPALVPRRWRKEVTERVDASGHVVTPLDEEGVRAAWRELRDEGVTSVAIAYLFSFRNAAHEQRTLEIIEDEGGAEFVFLSSDVLPVLREYERTSTTVTAAYVAPVVRNFVQELADRLRERGVDPSRLSVMTNSGGSLAAAAAVGSPIPTLLSGPAGGVSGARWLASQVGTEDVLTLDMGGTSCDVSGIQGGVPDERLDLVVGGLDIAYPTFDLNTIGAGGGSIAWIDTGGALRVGPASAGSTPGPACYGRGGTDPTVTDANLVLGRYSPTYLLGGSLSLDVEAAREAIGRVIAEPLGISVERAAAGILRLVNASMVNAVRTISVERGRDPRGYALVPFGGGGPVHALDIAGELGMSSVIVPPFPGCTSAFGATLAQPRRDALRSVSKPIGDLDPAEVDSVIRSLLDDVTSLLGEEGFAKDSITYEVWANLHYRGQAHELSVQHDGVRVSAESLGLLAKSFSEMHARQYGHSFTDVPVELVTVRVTGFGQQHNPTVSWNWPPTSSDSLEATRKVYFESLDDFVDATIHDRSALDVGTDVRGPAVIHQEDATTVVPPQWRAVRDASGNLIVTKEGATS is encoded by the coding sequence TTGAAGCGAATCGGGATCGATGTCGGCGGCACGTTCACGGACGTTGTCGTGCTCGACGAGGAGACTGGGCTCACCCGAGCCTTCAAGGCGCCGACGAACTACGACCAGCCGGCAGACGGCATCATGGAGGCATTCGACGCCGCCGGGGTAAGCGGCGTCGACGTCAGCCACGTCAAGCTCGGAACCACGCTGACGCTCAACGCGATCCTCACCCGTCGGGGGGCCCCCACCGGGCTGCTTACCACCGCTGGCTTCCGCGACGTGCTGGAGATCCGGCGCACGCACCGCGATCGGCTGTTCGACCTCAACGAGACGGTGCCGCCGGCGCTGGTCCCGCGCCGGTGGCGCAAGGAGGTCACAGAACGGGTCGACGCGTCCGGCCACGTGGTGACTCCGCTCGACGAAGAAGGCGTCAGAGCCGCGTGGCGCGAGCTGCGCGACGAAGGCGTGACCTCGGTCGCCATCGCATACCTCTTCTCCTTCCGGAATGCCGCGCACGAGCAGCGCACTTTGGAGATCATCGAGGACGAGGGCGGCGCCGAGTTCGTCTTCCTCAGCAGTGACGTGCTGCCGGTGCTACGCGAGTACGAGCGCACATCGACGACAGTGACCGCTGCCTACGTAGCGCCGGTGGTCCGAAACTTCGTGCAAGAGCTTGCCGACCGACTGCGCGAGCGCGGGGTCGATCCGAGCCGCCTGTCGGTCATGACGAACTCTGGCGGCTCCCTGGCAGCCGCCGCGGCAGTCGGCTCGCCGATCCCCACCCTGCTCTCCGGCCCCGCCGGTGGCGTGTCCGGTGCCCGCTGGCTGGCCAGCCAGGTCGGCACCGAGGACGTGCTGACCCTCGACATGGGCGGCACAAGCTGCGACGTCTCCGGCATCCAGGGCGGAGTTCCCGACGAGCGACTGGACCTGGTTGTCGGCGGCCTCGACATCGCCTACCCGACGTTCGACCTCAACACCATTGGCGCGGGCGGCGGATCGATCGCCTGGATCGACACAGGCGGTGCACTCCGAGTCGGACCTGCCTCGGCCGGAAGCACACCCGGACCAGCCTGCTATGGCCGAGGAGGCACGGACCCGACGGTCACCGACGCCAACCTGGTCCTCGGCCGCTACTCGCCGACCTACCTCCTCGGCGGCTCGCTGAGCCTCGATGTCGAGGCCGCTCGGGAGGCGATCGGTCGTGTCATCGCGGAGCCGCTGGGCATCAGCGTCGAGCGTGCGGCCGCCGGCATTCTCCGGCTGGTCAACGCCTCGATGGTCAACGCAGTGCGCACGATCAGCGTCGAGCGCGGGCGCGACCCACGCGGCTACGCGCTCGTGCCGTTCGGCGGTGGCGGCCCGGTCCACGCGCTCGACATCGCTGGAGAGCTCGGCATGAGCTCGGTCATCGTGCCGCCGTTCCCCGGTTGCACATCGGCGTTCGGCGCCACACTTGCACAGCCGCGCCGTGATGCTCTCCGTTCGGTCAGCAAGCCGATCGGTGACCTCGACCCGGCCGAGGTCGACTCAGTCATCCGGAGCCTGCTCGACGATGTGACTTCGCTGTTGGGGGAGGAGGGCTTCGCCAAGGACTCCATCACCTATGAGGTCTGGGCCAACCTGCACTACCGGGGTCAGGCCCACGAGCTGAGTGTTCAACACGACGGCGTGCGGGTGAGCGCTGAGTCGCTCGGCCTGCTCGCCAAGTCGTTCAGCGAGATGCACGCACGTCAATACGGCCATTCCTTCACCGACGTGCCAGTCGAGCTCGTGACGGTCCGCGTGACCGGCTTCGGTCAGCAGCACAACCCCACCGTCTCGTGGAACTGGCCACCGACCTCCTCGGACTCGCTCGAGGCGACCAGGAAGGTCTATTTCGAGAGCCTCGACGACTTCGTCGACGCCACCATCCATGACCGCAGCGCCCTCGACGTTGGGACTGACGTTCGCGGCCCAGCAGTGATCCACCAAGAGGACGCAACCACCGTCGTCCCACCGCAGTGGCGCGCCGTGCGTGATGCCAGCGGAAACCTCATCGTCACCAAGGAAGGAGCTACCTCATGA
- a CDS encoding xanthine dehydrogenase family protein molybdopterin-binding subunit — protein sequence MDLPRSDARAKITGRALYTQDHYPQGMLHGVVVRSAIARGCVVALRLEKARSAPGVLAVLGPDDVPDRLFGDVEPDEPMLASDDVRFAGQPIALVAANSREQALAAAALVEVTYDELEPVVTLVAAIAPDAPQVRRGQSNVLAPSRVVRGDAAAAFERSDVTVIETSITSQRAHQGYIELRSALAEIDQDGHLVVTMTSQAPYQVRASLASIFDLPLTDVVVRVPTFGGGFGGKLHQGMAPYAAALALATRRPVQVVCPRGEDMQASNPRESSLVTVASAVTKDGTIVGRRVKGYFDSGAYVVDTPYITAMGAMQAVGPYAVDAVVSEVHAVSTNLQPTGSFRSPSGPQMAFALERHMDTIARDLGLDPVELRRRNLVRDGSLGPTGQILSNPPIAECIDAVERQLAQWRKEADATPARDHHRHGFGLAAAWWFTAPGASAVHVRMEDDGGVTVHSGAVEIGTGAVVSGVRALVAQALSVDPSVVRVVNGGTRAAPADFGSEGSRTLYGAGSAAIAAIADVKAALAAHLEVDVSDVDLDAGMVGIRGVPTSMRPLGDVVREAGAAAGPVVGRGRFQAQSVAFDASTAEGMLIPAFHEPTFHCQGAWVEVDDELGLVRVRKYVAAHDVGHVIDWQGLKGQVEGGIVQGLGYALLEEIHADSKGRVINPNLVDYRLPTAGDVPDEIVIHAVVTVPSTEGPLGAKGIGEAPIILPGAVIAAAVEDAIDRHVTRLPIDPAALCLER from the coding sequence GTGGACCTGCCCCGCTCCGATGCCCGGGCCAAGATCACCGGCCGGGCGCTTTACACTCAGGACCACTACCCGCAGGGCATGCTGCACGGAGTGGTGGTCCGCTCCGCCATCGCTCGCGGGTGCGTTGTTGCGTTACGCCTCGAGAAGGCTCGCTCTGCGCCCGGGGTGCTGGCGGTGCTCGGCCCTGATGACGTGCCAGACCGCCTGTTCGGCGATGTTGAGCCGGACGAGCCGATGCTCGCTAGCGACGATGTGAGGTTCGCGGGCCAACCGATCGCGCTGGTGGCTGCTAACAGCCGTGAGCAGGCGCTAGCGGCGGCAGCACTTGTCGAGGTGACATACGACGAACTGGAGCCGGTTGTGACCCTGGTCGCCGCCATCGCCCCTGACGCCCCTCAGGTTCGCCGAGGACAGTCGAACGTGCTGGCGCCATCGCGTGTCGTCCGCGGGGACGCCGCCGCGGCGTTCGAGCGTTCGGATGTCACGGTGATCGAGACCTCGATCACGAGCCAGCGTGCCCATCAGGGCTACATCGAGCTGCGCTCCGCCCTCGCCGAGATCGACCAGGACGGCCACCTGGTCGTCACCATGACCTCCCAGGCGCCCTACCAAGTGCGGGCCAGCCTCGCGTCCATCTTCGACCTACCGCTGACCGATGTCGTCGTGCGAGTGCCGACGTTCGGTGGCGGATTCGGCGGCAAGCTGCACCAGGGCATGGCGCCGTACGCTGCAGCACTCGCGCTTGCCACCCGCCGGCCGGTGCAGGTGGTCTGCCCGCGAGGGGAGGACATGCAGGCGAGCAACCCGCGGGAGTCGTCCCTCGTGACGGTCGCCTCGGCCGTCACCAAGGATGGGACGATCGTGGGCCGCCGGGTCAAGGGCTACTTCGACTCGGGGGCGTATGTCGTGGACACGCCGTACATCACCGCCATGGGCGCGATGCAGGCCGTTGGCCCCTATGCGGTGGACGCAGTCGTCAGCGAGGTGCATGCCGTCAGCACGAACCTACAACCCACCGGCTCCTTCAGGTCCCCGTCAGGCCCGCAGATGGCCTTCGCGCTGGAGCGGCATATGGACACGATTGCCCGTGATCTCGGCTTGGATCCGGTGGAGCTGCGCAGGCGCAACCTCGTGCGGGACGGTTCGCTTGGTCCTACCGGCCAGATCCTTTCGAACCCGCCCATCGCGGAGTGCATCGACGCCGTGGAGCGGCAGTTGGCGCAGTGGCGGAAGGAGGCGGACGCGACTCCTGCGCGCGACCACCATCGACATGGGTTCGGACTGGCGGCGGCCTGGTGGTTCACAGCCCCGGGCGCGTCTGCTGTCCACGTCCGGATGGAGGACGACGGAGGAGTGACGGTCCACTCCGGCGCAGTCGAGATCGGGACCGGCGCCGTCGTCTCGGGCGTCCGGGCGCTAGTGGCCCAAGCGCTGTCGGTCGACCCGTCTGTGGTGCGGGTGGTCAACGGTGGCACGCGGGCAGCCCCGGCGGACTTCGGGTCCGAGGGCAGCAGGACGCTCTACGGCGCGGGAAGTGCGGCCATAGCTGCCATCGCCGACGTGAAGGCGGCGCTCGCGGCCCACCTTGAGGTCGACGTGAGCGACGTCGACCTCGACGCCGGCATGGTGGGCATCCGTGGCGTCCCGACCTCGATGCGTCCGTTGGGTGACGTCGTACGCGAGGCGGGGGCCGCCGCCGGGCCGGTCGTGGGTCGCGGACGCTTCCAGGCGCAGTCCGTCGCCTTCGACGCCAGCACGGCTGAAGGCATGTTGATCCCTGCCTTCCACGAACCGACGTTCCACTGCCAAGGCGCCTGGGTCGAGGTCGACGATGAGCTGGGGCTGGTACGGGTCAGGAAGTACGTCGCGGCCCACGACGTGGGCCACGTCATCGACTGGCAAGGCCTCAAGGGACAGGTAGAGGGCGGGATTGTGCAGGGACTGGGGTACGCACTGCTCGAGGAGATCCACGCCGACTCCAAGGGGCGCGTCATCAACCCCAACCTCGTGGACTACCGCCTCCCGACCGCGGGCGACGTACCGGACGAGATCGTCATCCACGCCGTGGTCACCGTGCCGAGCACCGAGGGGCCGCTCGGCGCCAAGGGCATTGGCGAGGCCCCGATCATCCTTCCCGGAGCCGTCATCGCGGCCGCAGTAGAAGATGCAATCGACCGGCACGTGACACGTCTACCTATAGACCCCGCAGCGCTGTGTTTGGAACGCTGA
- a CDS encoding (2Fe-2S)-binding protein produces MMSPNDLSATEVSVSVDGHAAASRVPSTRLLLDYLREDRGATAPKWGCGTGDCGACTVVLDGVALDSCLVYAAECDGSSVMTSAGLETTPVGIAATEELLAAGAVQCGICTPGFLVTIVSGVGDLGPSPTREQIVELLSGNVCRCTGYLPIIEAVQRLAARVNGG; encoded by the coding sequence ATGATGTCGCCTAACGACCTGTCCGCGACCGAGGTGTCGGTGTCGGTCGACGGGCACGCCGCGGCCTCGCGCGTGCCAAGCACACGATTGCTGCTCGACTACCTGCGGGAGGACCGCGGTGCGACCGCCCCCAAGTGGGGATGTGGAACCGGCGATTGTGGTGCGTGCACCGTGGTGCTCGATGGCGTAGCCCTCGACTCATGCTTGGTCTACGCGGCTGAGTGCGACGGCTCGAGTGTCATGACGTCGGCCGGGTTGGAGACCACCCCGGTTGGGATCGCGGCGACCGAGGAGCTGCTTGCCGCCGGTGCCGTCCAGTGCGGCATCTGTACGCCCGGATTCTTGGTGACGATAGTCAGCGGAGTGGGGGACCTTGGCCCGTCGCCCACCCGTGAACAGATCGTCGAGCTTCTCAGCGGCAACGTGTGCCGCTGCACCGGATATCTCCCCATCATTGAGGCGGTCCAGCGCCTCGCCGCACGAGTCAACGGAGGCTAG
- a CDS encoding FAD binding domain-containing protein, protein MKFVRPASVEEAVQVLASAPGRARVLAGGTDLVTLLADRGADVVVDVKRIPGLGDLVADHGGVTIGATVTMRDLEPLAGHRRLAAVVDGARVVGAPQTRRRATAVGNVCRASPAGDTLPALLTLSATATVVGTGGMRAIGLSEFFRSPGVTALADSELVTSLNIPAAGGAAAYQRLTYRTSLDLAVVGVAVAVEVADGIIVDARVGLGGVGPTPLLAHQTADVLVGTDTEDPDALADVLVEAGRVAAHECTPRDDVRGTAAYRTRAVSVLVGRVARTALARTDTHDVA, encoded by the coding sequence GTGAAGTTCGTTCGACCCGCGTCGGTCGAGGAGGCGGTGCAGGTGCTCGCCTCGGCACCCGGTCGCGCCCGCGTCCTGGCTGGAGGTACCGACCTTGTGACGCTGCTGGCAGACCGGGGCGCCGACGTGGTCGTGGACGTCAAGCGCATCCCCGGGCTGGGCGACTTGGTCGCCGACCACGGTGGCGTGACCATCGGCGCCACGGTCACGATGAGGGATCTGGAGCCCCTCGCCGGACACCGTCGGCTCGCAGCGGTCGTCGACGGCGCTCGAGTGGTCGGCGCGCCGCAGACCCGGCGGCGAGCGACGGCGGTGGGCAACGTGTGCCGTGCATCGCCCGCGGGGGACACCCTGCCCGCCCTGCTCACGCTGTCGGCGACCGCCACGGTCGTGGGGACCGGCGGCATGCGAGCCATCGGCTTGTCGGAGTTCTTTCGCTCGCCAGGTGTCACGGCGCTGGCCGATTCTGAGCTCGTGACCAGTCTCAACATCCCCGCCGCTGGAGGCGCTGCCGCGTATCAACGACTCACCTACCGGACCTCCCTCGACCTCGCGGTCGTCGGCGTCGCCGTCGCCGTCGAGGTGGCTGACGGGATCATCGTCGACGCTCGCGTCGGGCTCGGAGGTGTCGGCCCCACGCCGTTGCTCGCGCATCAGACGGCAGATGTGCTCGTGGGCACGGACACCGAGGACCCCGACGCGCTCGCGGACGTCCTGGTGGAGGCGGGTCGGGTCGCCGCCCACGAGTGCACCCCTCGCGACGACGTTCGTGGAACGGCTGCATACCGCACGCGCGCGGTCTCAGTGCTGGTGGGGCGCGTCGCTCGGACCGCCCTGGCCAGAACGGACACCCATGATGTCGCCTAA
- a CDS encoding oxidoreductase: MRDSRYDLLFEPIKIGPKTLRNRFVQVPHCTNFGTDLPYSQAALRAVKAEGGWAMINTEYCSISPESDDYPRNFARLWDEDDVANLSVTTREVHKHESLAGVELWYGSIEAGNWETRMAGRGVSGGFDDDIFTQGVYEMTVEEILELQQLYVDAADRAMRAGFDVINVYAGHFHSIAHQFMTPYYNKRTDQYGGSLENRCRFLQEVLVKVRDTVGDNCAVGVRFGFESQRGDAGITASEEGYLIIQHLDDLVDFWDLQVGTHSNWNIDSAPSRTHAEGFNGTWMKQVKPFTSKPVIGVGRYVSPDAMLAAVRDGEMDIIGAARPSIADPFLPKKIEEGRFEDIRECIGCNMCIGSVWGVGSRLICTQNATAGEEYRRGWHPESFSTAGNSDLNVLVVGAGPAGLECARVLGERGMSAVHVADAASSIGGSLDWIAGLPGLSEWRRVLDWRSTQIDKLANVELVLGRRLSAQDILEYGADLVVCANGSSWDATGHNPLTRAPLTGVAEQVIPTFTPEQLVRDGANLPGQSVLIYDFDGYFMAVSIAELLAAAGKQVTIVTPEAEAGGFLHHTGEFEPVHRRLHELKVQVRTSSTIEELTSGGAVVVHGLTGDREIVGTDSVVLTTQRNPNDDLYRDLTSDSERLEAAGITGVYRAGDCVVPRRIVDAVFDGHRLAREIDSPDPRTPLPFHRERIVAPPGAALPLIGTWQ; this comes from the coding sequence ATGCGCGACTCCCGCTACGACCTCCTGTTCGAGCCCATCAAAATCGGGCCGAAGACCCTGCGCAACCGGTTCGTCCAGGTGCCGCACTGCACCAACTTCGGCACCGATCTGCCGTACAGCCAAGCTGCACTGCGCGCAGTCAAGGCCGAGGGCGGCTGGGCGATGATCAACACCGAGTACTGCTCAATCAGTCCCGAAAGCGACGACTACCCGCGCAACTTCGCGCGCTTGTGGGACGAGGACGACGTCGCGAACCTCTCGGTGACCACCCGTGAGGTCCACAAGCACGAATCCCTGGCCGGCGTCGAGCTCTGGTACGGCTCGATCGAGGCAGGCAACTGGGAGACCCGCATGGCCGGGCGCGGGGTGTCGGGCGGATTCGACGATGACATCTTCACGCAAGGCGTCTACGAGATGACGGTGGAGGAGATCCTTGAGCTCCAGCAGCTCTACGTCGACGCCGCCGATCGGGCGATGCGCGCTGGGTTCGACGTCATCAACGTCTACGCGGGCCACTTCCACTCGATCGCACACCAGTTCATGACGCCGTACTACAACAAGCGCACCGATCAGTACGGCGGCTCGCTTGAGAACCGCTGTCGCTTTCTGCAGGAAGTCCTCGTCAAGGTGCGCGACACGGTTGGCGACAACTGCGCCGTGGGAGTCCGCTTCGGGTTCGAAAGTCAGCGCGGCGACGCCGGCATCACGGCGAGCGAGGAGGGCTATCTGATCATCCAGCACCTCGACGACCTAGTGGACTTCTGGGACCTTCAGGTCGGTACCCACAGCAACTGGAACATTGACAGCGCGCCGAGCCGCACCCACGCGGAGGGCTTCAACGGCACCTGGATGAAGCAGGTCAAGCCATTCACCTCCAAGCCGGTGATCGGCGTGGGCCGCTACGTCAGCCCCGACGCCATGCTTGCAGCCGTCCGGGATGGCGAGATGGACATCATCGGCGCAGCTCGCCCGTCGATCGCCGACCCGTTCCTCCCGAAGAAGATCGAAGAGGGGCGCTTCGAAGACATCAGGGAGTGCATCGGCTGCAACATGTGCATCGGGTCAGTGTGGGGCGTGGGGTCACGATTGATCTGCACGCAGAACGCGACCGCCGGCGAGGAGTACCGCCGCGGTTGGCACCCCGAGTCCTTCAGCACCGCGGGCAATTCTGACCTCAACGTCCTCGTGGTCGGCGCGGGCCCGGCCGGCCTGGAGTGCGCCAGAGTGCTGGGGGAGCGAGGCATGTCGGCCGTTCACGTCGCCGACGCGGCGTCGTCCATCGGCGGGTCACTCGACTGGATCGCCGGCCTTCCGGGGCTCTCCGAGTGGCGCCGGGTACTCGACTGGCGCAGTACACAGATCGACAAGCTCGCCAACGTCGAGCTCGTCCTAGGGCGCCGGCTCTCCGCACAGGACATCCTGGAGTACGGGGCCGACCTGGTCGTGTGCGCCAATGGCTCGAGCTGGGACGCGACCGGCCACAACCCCCTCACTCGGGCACCTCTCACAGGAGTGGCGGAGCAAGTCATCCCCACCTTTACTCCCGAGCAGCTGGTGCGCGACGGCGCCAACCTGCCCGGACAGTCCGTCCTGATCTACGACTTCGACGGCTACTTCATGGCAGTCTCCATCGCCGAGCTGCTGGCTGCCGCGGGCAAGCAGGTCACGATCGTCACACCAGAGGCCGAGGCAGGCGGGTTCCTGCACCACACCGGAGAGTTCGAGCCTGTGCACCGGCGCCTGCACGAACTGAAGGTGCAGGTCCGGACCTCCAGCACCATCGAGGAGCTCACGTCAGGGGGTGCAGTCGTGGTGCACGGTCTCACCGGGGACCGTGAGATCGTGGGCACGGACAGCGTCGTGCTCACCACCCAGCGCAACCCGAACGACGACCTCTATCGCGACCTCACGAGCGACAGTGAACGTCTTGAGGCCGCCGGCATCACGGGCGTCTACCGGGCTGGCGACTGCGTCGTCCCGCGCCGGATCGTCGATGCCGTCTTCGACGGTCATCGGCTCGCCCGCGAGATCGACTCGCCCGACCCCCGTACACCGCTGCCCTTCCACCGCGAGCGCATCGTCGCGCCTCCCGGCGCGGCACTCCCGCTCATCGGGACCTGGCAGTGA